A region of Chloroflexota bacterium DNA encodes the following proteins:
- a CDS encoding Gfo/Idh/MocA family oxidoreductase, whose product MHKITMIGAGFIGAFYTNTIQRSRSKDVVTVVYNRTPETAQEFAKKFNIARWTSDMDEAINDPETDLVVVALPNFLHKEAILKAAKAGKGVVCTKPLGRNSKEAKEILEAVEEAGVFNGYLEDLVYNPKTLKALDYVHKGALGRILWARSRETHPGPHSPHFFDKEKAGGGALIDMGCHCAEICRSFIGKDVRPVEALAHIDTLVHPIAAEDFAIGLVRFENGAVAQIEASWTFRGGMDLRDEISGTEGTIWLNHWLRTGFEVFTAGGAEGYVAEKSEADKGWLFPVGNEEDSLGYIEMFNDMFDSMEEDKEPTETFYDGYIVNCILDALYKSGETGKWEPVQIDDWRGGHYEKVKTTKDYDEKHILIKDEIMPDGTHKYILQDKETGRVSQIIK is encoded by the coding sequence ATGCACAAAATCACTATGATTGGCGCCGGTTTTATCGGTGCTTTCTACACAAACACCATCCAGCGCAGCCGCTCGAAAGATGTTGTCACAGTGGTCTATAACCGGACTCCTGAAACCGCACAGGAATTCGCCAAGAAATTCAACATCGCCCGCTGGACCAGCGATATGGATGAGGCCATCAATGACCCCGAGACCGATCTGGTCGTGGTGGCGCTGCCCAACTTCCTGCATAAAGAGGCCATCCTCAAAGCTGCCAAAGCCGGCAAAGGCGTAGTCTGCACCAAGCCGCTGGGCCGCAACAGCAAGGAAGCCAAAGAAATCCTCGAAGCTGTGGAAGAAGCCGGGGTTTTCAATGGCTATCTTGAGGACCTGGTCTATAATCCCAAGACTCTCAAGGCTCTGGATTATGTCCATAAAGGTGCGCTGGGCCGCATCCTCTGGGCACGTTCCCGTGAGACCCATCCCGGCCCGCACTCCCCCCACTTTTTCGATAAGGAAAAGGCTGGCGGCGGCGCACTGATCGACATGGGCTGCCACTGTGCGGAAATTTGCCGGTCTTTCATCGGCAAAGACGTCCGTCCTGTGGAAGCGCTGGCACACATTGACACCCTCGTGCATCCGATCGCCGCTGAAGACTTCGCCATCGGCCTGGTGCGCTTCGAGAATGGCGCTGTGGCCCAGATCGAGGCCTCCTGGACCTTCCGAGGTGGCATGGATCTGCGTGATGAAATCTCCGGCACCGAAGGCACCATCTGGCTAAACCACTGGCTACGGACTGGATTCGAGGTCTTCACAGCGGGCGGCGCTGAAGGTTATGTTGCTGAAAAATCTGAAGCAGACAAAGGCTGGCTCTTCCCGGTTGGCAACGAGGAAGATTCTCTCGGTTATATCGAAATGTTCAACGACATGTTCGACTCGATGGAAGAGGATAAAGAACCCACCGAGACCTTCTATGATGGCTATATTGTCAACTGCATCCTGGACGCGCTCTATAAATCCGGTGAAACCGGTAAATGGGAACCCGTCCAAATTGATGATTGGCGCGGCGGCCACTATGAGAAGGTCAAGACCACCAAGGATTATGATGAGAAGCATATCCTCATCAAGGATGAGATCATGCCGGATGGCACCCACAAATACATCCTGCAGGATAAAGAAACCGGCCGGGTCTCTCAGATCATCAAATAA